GAGGCGTAACAGCCTTGGTTCTGCACTCACCATCGGGTGCGGTGGCCACCTCCCGAGCGATATCCGGCACCGTCCGGCCGTTCGTGTTCACTCGGACGGTGCCGGAAGGGGCAAGTTGATCCAGGCGTGCGGCGGCCCGTTCACTGCGCTCGATGTGCGATTGCAGCCGGCTGCCCGTCTCACGAAGGGCTAGGTGTATTGATCACGAGCGTTGTTGACACTGACCGGGCTTGATCGTGGCGAAGACCTCCGGTGTGGTGGAGGTGTCGAGTCTTCACCGCACGGAGGTCTTCGTGTATCACCGTAACGCCCGGCTGACCGTTTTCGGGAGGCGTCTGCTGGTCGGACGTGTCTGTTCGGGCCGGCCAGTGGCGCATGTGGCGGCCGAGATGGGGATCTCGCGAGCGACGGCCCACAAGTGGCTGCGGCGGTGGCGGACCGAGGGCGAAGCGGGCCTGGCCGACCGCTCCAGCAGGCCCTTGAAGACACCGCACCGCACCCCGGCGGGCATCGAGGCCGACGTCTGCCGGCTGCGGACCGACCGCAAGCTCGGACCGGCCAGGATCGGCCCGATCCTGGGACTGCCCGCATCCACCGTCCACCGCGTTCTGACCCGGCACCGGCTGAACCGGCTGTCCTGGCCCGACCGTCCGACAGGGGCCCGGATCCGCCGCTACGAACGTGAACGCCCCGGCGAGCTGGTCCATGTCGACGTGAAGAAGCTGGGCCGGATTCCCGACGGCGGCGGCCACAAAACCCTGGGTCGCCAAGCCGGCAGGGCCACCCGCAGCCGGATGGGATTCGACTACGTCCACTCCGCCGTCGACGACCACAGCCGGCTGGCCTACAGCGAGATCCACCCGGACGAGAAGGCCGCGACCTGCGCCCGCTTCCTGGCCCGCGCGGCAGCGTTCTTCCACCGGCAGGGCATCACCCGCATCGAACGCGTGCTGACGGACAACGCCTGGGCCTACCGCAAGAGCCTGGCATGGAAGACCGCCCTGGCCGATCTCCGCGCGACCGGCAAACTGACCCGCCCCTACCGGCCCCAGACCAACGGCAAGGTCGAACGCTTCAACCGCACCCTGCTCGAAGAATGGGCCTACCTGCGGCCCTACACCTCCAACAACGAGCGAAGCACGGCCCTGGCAGACTTCCTCCACACCTACAACCACCACCGCACTCGGAGGCCAGCCACCCATCACCCGCGTCAACAACCCTCCGGGTCAATACAGCTAGGGCCTGTCCGACGGATCATGCCGGGCGGTCCACCGGCGCTGCGCTGTAGCGACCCACCGGACAAGGAACTGGGTGGAGCAGGTTGGGCCCGTCGATAATTGCCTCGACATCAGTCGTGGTGATCGGGGACGCTTCGCGCGATGACAAGAATCGACGACACGCCCCCCGCGTGGGACGAGCGCACCCAGCTCACCACGTTTCTCGACTACGCACGTGACACCGCCCGCGCCAAGTGCGACGGCGTCTCGGCGGAGAACGCCAACAAGGCGCTCCTGTCGGGCTCACCGCTCATGACCATGAGCGGAGTGATCAACCACCTCCGCTGGGTCGAGTACCACTGGTTCCAGGTGGTCTTCCTCGGCGAGGAAGACCAGGGCCCCTGGACCGATGAGGACCCCGACCGCGAGATGCGTATCGCAGTCGACTTCCCGCTCACGCAGTTGCTCGACGAATACGTGGAACAGAGCGCCCGCCACCGCGAACTGGTCGCCGGGAACGGCCTGGACACCCGGGCCAAGCGAGCCATCCGCGACGGTCTCCACGTCGACCTGCGCTGGATCCTCCTCCACCTCACCGAGGAGACGGCCCGCCACAACGGCCACTTGGACATCCTGCGCGAGATGCTCGACGGCACGACCGGCGACTAAGCCGTTTCTTTCGGATCATCTGACCAGATGAAGATGGCCGCGACGTGGAGTCCGGCGAGGTAGATGGCGGCGGTCTTGTCGTATCGGGTGGCCAGGCCGCGCCACTGCTTGAGCCTGTTGATGCACCGCTCGACCGTGTTGCGCTGCTTGTAGGCGTCGCGGTCGAAGGTCGGCGCCCGGCCGCCCGGCCGGCCGGCCGAGCCGTTTGCGATCGGCGGCTTGGTCGGCGGGCTGCGGGATGACCGCGCGGATCCCCCGCCGACGGAGATGGGTGCGGATCGCGCGGGACGAATACGCTTTGTCGACGAGGACCACATCCGGGGTGGTTCTGGGTCGACCGACCGGTCCAGGAACCCGCAGGCGGGCCATGACCTGGGGGAACGCGGGTGCGTCACCCGCCCGGCCTGGCGTAAGGACGATGGGAGCGGGCGACAGCGGCTGTCTGCAGCGAGGTGGATCTTGGTGGTTAAGCCGCCGCGCGAGCGTCCAAGGGCATGATGGTCCGGCTCGTCGCCGGGGCCCCTTCTGACGGGCGCCGGCAGCATGTTGGTGGGCTCGGACGATCGTGGAGTCAACAGCAACGATCCAGTCGAGATCACCTTCGGCGTCGGCCTGGGCGAGCAGGACGGTGAATACCTTCTCCCACGTGCCGCCGGCGGCCCACTTCCGCAGTCGGTTGTGGGCGCCTTTCCACGAGCCGAAGTGTTCAGGCAGGTCCATCCACGGTGTCCCAGTGCGGAATTTGAACGCGATCGCGTCAATCACCTGCCGGTGATCACGCCATCGCCCACCCCGCTTCGGAGCCCGATCCGGCAGCAACGGTTCGATCCTCGCCCACTGGGCGTCAGTCAACGACACACCAGGCCAACGATCAGATGATCCGATGACTACTGCTCAACTTCCGTGGCGCTGCTGACGCTCTCGAAGTCGCCGCACATGCCTGGCGTACTGCCCAGCCTGCGACCTCTGGGCACGATCAATCGAAAGCACCTGGGGATCTGCCGCGCGCTCGTACAACTCAACTTCGAAGGAGTCTGCGTCCACCGCGACAAGCCGAGCGAGGGCATCCCGATCCTGCTCAGCTGTCGGACGCGCTCGGACCTCGTCCCTCCACACCTGACCGCTCGCCTTGGCTTCGTCCATCTCACCAATATATGCGCAGGCAGCAGCGTGTGAAGTCGGCGCGAATCAAGATCCGGAAGACGCGCCCTAGGAGTTGTCTTCAAATGTCACGCCCACATCAGGAGCGATGCGAGGGCGATGGCTGCTTGGTAGGACTCGGCGGTTTTGTCGTATCGGGTCGCGATGCCGCGCCATTGCTTCAAGCGGTTGAAGCAGCGTTCGACCACGTTGCGCCGCTTGTAGAGCTGCTTGTCGAAGGCCGGCGGGCGCCCGCCGAGGCTGCCCCGCCGGAGGCGGTTGCGGATCTGGTCGGCCCGTTCGGGGATGGTGTGGGCGATGCCCCGCCGCCGTAGCCAGGTCCGGATCGCTTTGGAGCTGTAGCCCTTGTCGCCCAGGACGTGATCGGGCCGGACGCGGGGCCGTCCCGGGCCGGTCCGGGGCACCCGGATCGCCTCCATCACGGCGGTGAACTGGGTGCAGTCGTTGGTGTTCCCGCCGGTGAGGGTGAAGGCGAGCGGCCGGCCGACGGCGTCGCATGCCAGATGGATCTTGCTGGTCAGGCCACCTCGGGAGCGTCCGAGCGCCGTGTTGCGGAGCCCCCTTTTCGGGCCCCGGCGGCGTGCTGGTGGGCGCGCACGACGGTGGAGTCGACCGACACCAGCCAGTCGATGTCCCCGGCCGCGTCCGCTCCCGCCTGCGCGGCCCGGAGCATCCGCTCGAACGTGCCGTCCAGAGCCCACCGGCGGAAGCGGGTATGCAGCGTGGCCCACGGGCCGTACCGCCCGGGAACATCCCGCCAGGCCGTTCCGGTGCGGAACTTCCACACGATCCCGTTGAGCACCGTGCGGTCGTCCAGCCGCTTCCGCCCCCGCAACGACCCAGGCAGCAGCGGCCGGACGAACTCCCACTCGACATCCGACAGTTCATGACGACGTATCACCCGACCATGATCCACCACACGAGATCATTTGAAGACACCGCCTAGTTCACCTCGCAGTACTCGTCTCCGCGATAGAGGACGCAGTACTCGATGAGGTTACCGTTGGCGTCGAGGAGGTCGATCACGACCGCGGAGGCTGCGCCCGGCGTGTCCCAGCTGAGCGGGATGTCCCGTTCCACGGCCCCGTTGCACACGAGGGACGTAGTCCTGTGGTCCATCGGGTCGCCGCCGGCGTCGTAAGCCCATGCCCCTGCCTTGCGGCATCCGGTGCTCAGGCCCCGCAGGACGCCGTCGACAATGACCGATCGGTTGTAGAACTCGATCGTGCCGCGGTAGTAGGTCGCACCTACGGTGACGTCGAACGTGGCCCGGTCGGCGGCAGCCGCGTTGGGTGCGCCTGCCAGATTCAATCCCGCTGCTGCCGCAAGGGCAGCTGCGACAGCGGTCGCTCTTTTCGCTGTCCGTCGGATGCGTGAACGCATGTCAGCCTCTCTTCTTTTCAACACAGTCGATCTCGGACCGGTCGAGGTGCACCCCCTCAGTGCTTCCCGCGCACGCCCTTCAACAACCTCCGGACTGCGTCGACATGGAAACTGGAACGTGCGGCCGACGACGTCGCCGTGTGGTTGAGGGAGATGGCCTCAACCGACCTTCGGGTCCGGGACAAGGCTCTTTGCCACTTCTCAAGCGGATCACCACCACGGCGACGCGTACCCGCGCACTCCGATCCCCTCAGCGATCGCATCGATCACCTCACGGTGATCCCGCCACCGACCGCCCCGCCTGGGCGTCCGGTCCGGTAACAACGGCTCGATCCTCGCCCACTGTGCGTCGGTCAACGAGACGCCCGAACCAACGGTCAGGTGATCCGAACGAAACGGCCTACTGGAGTGGACGCTGCGAGAGTCCGGGATCGGGGGCCGCGAAGCTCAACCGCTACAGCAAGGACCCCGACCCGCTGGGCGGTGTCGTGATCGCCCTTGACCTGGACTTCCGGTGCTGACCAGTGGGTCGGCGTTCGTGTCGGGCGTCAAAGGCCACCAGACCGTCCGCGCCATCCATGGTCACCGCACGCTCCTCGGCCGCGATCGGTGATTCAGGGTTATCTCCGGGACGGATCGAGCCTGGACCAGTCAACGGCTCGCTGCGTCGAGCCGTCCTACCTCGTAACAATCGCTGAGAGGAGTCCCCATGTCCAGGACACAAGGCTTACGCCGTGACCTTGCCGCTCTGTTCGCGATGGGCGCGATGGGCACTGTCATGACCGTTCCCGCCGCCCAGTCGGCGGGCGTCACCGCGCGGACGGAGCGCGACGTCGGCGCACGGGTGATCGAGGAGCGGCCCGCCGGGAAGCGGATCGTCGATCTGACGGTCCGTTCCCCGGCCCTGGCTCGAGACGCCGCAGTACGACTGCTCACCCCGGACGGCTGGGAGGAACGCGGCCCCGGTGACCGGTGGCCGGTGCTCTACCTGCTGGCCGGCGGCGATGGGAACCATCTCACCTGGACCGAGGAGTACGAGGTCCAGAACCTGCCCGAACTGCGCGACACCCTGGTCGTGATGCCCTCCATGCCTCTGTTCGGCTTCTACAGCGATTGGCTGCGGCAGGCCGAGGACGGGCCGCGCGCCGTGGAGACCTTCCACCTGCGCGAGGTACGCCCGCTTCTGGAACGCCACTACGGGGCGGGAACGCGCCGGGCCGCGGCTGGGGAGTCCCAGGGCGGGTTCGGGGCCCTGTCGTACGCCTCCAGAAACCCCGGAACGTTCCGCGCGGTCGCGAGCTACAGCGGCTTCGTGCATCCGCTGGCACATCCGCACGCGGTCCGGGCGGCCATGAACTACCTGGGAATGGACTGGCGCCGCCTCTGGGGCGACCCGGTGGCCCAACGGGACGTCTGGGAGGCACACGACCCTTACCATCTCGCCCCACGACTACGCGACACCCCGGTCTACCTCTCCAGTGGCGACGGCAGAGCCGGCGCGCTCGACCCGGAGGACGTGGAACCCGACCCCGACATCCCCGGCCTGGAGGACCCGGCACATCCCTTTCCGGAGGACGTCATCTCGCCTACCGAGGCCCTGATGGGCGAGGAGAGCCGCGCGGTGGCGAACCGCCTCCGCCACCAGGGCACACCCCTGACCACGCACTTCTACCGGGGAACACACGACCCCGCTTACTGGCAACGTGACCTGCGCCGGTCACTGCCGATGCTCCTTCGCTCCCTGCGACCGCAGCAGCCACACTCGTGACAGTGCGCTCGGGGTCCTGGGCTCGCCGACGGACGGGAGAGCTTGCCCAGGCTGTCAGCGGCCGGCCGGTTTCGGGATAACGCCGGCGACGCCGGTCGAGGTCGAGCCGGTGTCGGACAGGTCCACCGTAGTGTCAGGAACGCGGTCGGTTCCAGGGGTTGCGCCCCGGTAGCCAGTCCGAAGTCGACTCGCCTGGCGCGCTGAACCGTTCTGCGGCGGCTTCGCTCCTGGCCCTTCATGTCGACAACCTCAAGGAGACCCCGGCGAGCGGCCGCTGCCGAAGACGACCCCGTCCTCGCCCACGCTCACCCGGACATTGACCCACTGGGCCTTGCCGTCGGCGGACGAGGCGTACTGGCAGCGGTGACCGGTGTCTTGGCCGGACGCGACGAGTTCGACGTCCGGCATCCTTCCGCAGCGCAAGTGTTTGCTGGCCTGGTTGTACTCCCTCCAGAACTCGCCGTAGACAGATTTCGCCGTCAGCACCGCCTGGCCCGTGTTGGTGATTTCGTACGGCTTCAAGTCACCAGCCGGCTCGTCGAAGCGGATGGACCAGGGGACCTTCACACCGTCGTATGTGACGGTGCACCGTGTGGTCACGCCCGGCTCCTCGCTGACCTTGCCGCCCTCGCACGTGGCGCTGGTCTTTCCGGGTATCCCCGCCATGGCCACGGTGCTCTTACGCATCTTCCAAAGCACATGCTCGGTGAACGCGTCGTCGTCGGTGGGTTCCGGGGGCAGGGCGCCGAGCAGCGTCTCCACCGTCAGAAGTCCGGGCTCGGCCGATGTGATCGCGACGGGGAGTTCCTTGCCGCTCTTCGGTGGCGCGCTGTCCGCAGGGCGGGAGGCGTTGTCGTTCGACCCCGAGCCGCCGCAGCCTGCGGTGACGAGAGTGACAACTGCTATGCCGAGGAGAGTAGTACCGATGCGCATGCAGCCAAACTCTAGCCAGGCGTGAGGCCGATGGAGCGGTCGCGTGAACAACTTCGGCAGGCTC
This window of the Streptomyces niveus genome carries:
- a CDS encoding DinB family protein, whose protein sequence is MTRIDDTPPAWDERTQLTTFLDYARDTARAKCDGVSAENANKALLSGSPLMTMSGVINHLRWVEYHWFQVVFLGEEDQGPWTDEDPDREMRIAVDFPLTQLLDEYVEQSARHRELVAGNGLDTRAKRAIRDGLHVDLRWILLHLTEETARHNGHLDILREMLDGTTGD
- a CDS encoding IS5 family transposase, which translates into the protein MSLTDAQWARIEPLLPDRAPKRGGRWRDHRQVIDAIAFKFRTGTPWMDLPEHFGSWKGAHNRLRKWAAGGTWEKVFTVLLAQADAEGDLDWIVAVDSTIVRAHQHAAGARQKGPRRRAGPSCPWTLARRLNHQDPPRCRQPLSPAPIVLTPGRAGDAPAFPQVMARLRVPGPVGRPRTTPDVVLVDKAYSSRAIRTHLRRRGIRAVIPQPADQAADRKRLGRPAGRPGADLRPRRLQAAQHGRAVHQQAQAVARPGHPIRQDRRHLPRRTPRRGHLHLVR
- a CDS encoding alpha/beta hydrolase encodes the protein MSRTQGLRRDLAALFAMGAMGTVMTVPAAQSAGVTARTERDVGARVIEERPAGKRIVDLTVRSPALARDAAVRLLTPDGWEERGPGDRWPVLYLLAGGDGNHLTWTEEYEVQNLPELRDTLVVMPSMPLFGFYSDWLRQAEDGPRAVETFHLREVRPLLERHYGAGTRRAAAGESQGGFGALSYASRNPGTFRAVASYSGFVHPLAHPHAVRAAMNYLGMDWRRLWGDPVAQRDVWEAHDPYHLAPRLRDTPVYLSSGDGRAGALDPEDVEPDPDIPGLEDPAHPFPEDVISPTEALMGEESRAVANRLRHQGTPLTTHFYRGTHDPAYWQRDLRRSLPMLLRSLRPQQPHS